The following are encoded in a window of Citrobacter freundii genomic DNA:
- the cysP gene encoding thiosulfate/sulfate ABC transporter substrate-binding protein CysP: MAVNLLKKRTLTLAALLLVGQAQATELLNSSYDVSRELFAALNPSFEQQWAQDNGGDKLTIKQSHAGSSKQALAILQGLKADVVTYNQVTDVQILHDKGKLIPADWQSRLPNNSSPFYSTMGFLVRKGNPKNIHDWNDLVRSDVKLIFPNPKTSGNARYTYLAAWGAAAKADGGDKAKTEQFMTQFLKNVEVFDTGGRGATTTFAERGLGDVLISFESEVNNIRKQYEAQGFEVVIPKTNILAEFPVAWIDKNVQANGTEKAAKAYLNWLYSPQAQTIITDYYYRVNNPQVMDKLKDKFPQTELFRVEDQFGAWPEVMKTHFVSGGELDKLLAAGRK, translated from the coding sequence ATGGCCGTTAACTTACTGAAAAAAAGAACCCTGACGCTGGCGGCGCTGCTGCTGGTCGGTCAGGCGCAGGCAACGGAACTGCTGAACAGTTCCTATGATGTGTCTCGTGAGCTGTTTGCCGCCCTTAACCCGTCGTTTGAACAGCAATGGGCGCAGGATAACGGCGGTGACAAGCTGACGATTAAACAATCTCATGCCGGGTCATCAAAACAGGCGCTGGCGATTCTGCAGGGGCTGAAAGCCGACGTCGTCACCTATAACCAGGTCACTGACGTGCAGATTCTGCATGACAAAGGAAAGCTGATTCCGGCCGACTGGCAAAGCCGTCTGCCAAATAACAGCTCGCCGTTCTATTCCACAATGGGCTTCCTGGTGCGCAAAGGGAACCCGAAAAATATCCATGACTGGAATGACCTGGTGCGTTCTGACGTCAAACTGATCTTCCCAAACCCGAAAACCTCCGGTAACGCGCGCTATACCTATCTGGCGGCGTGGGGTGCGGCGGCAAAAGCGGACGGCGGCGATAAAGCTAAAACCGAACAGTTCATGACCCAGTTCCTGAAAAATGTTGAAGTCTTTGATACCGGCGGTCGCGGTGCCACCACCACCTTTGCAGAACGTGGGCTGGGCGACGTGCTGATCAGCTTCGAATCAGAAGTGAACAACATTCGTAAGCAGTATGAAGCGCAGGGTTTCGAGGTCGTTATTCCTAAGACCAATATCCTCGCCGAGTTCCCGGTGGCGTGGATCGATAAAAACGTGCAGGCCAATGGCACTGAGAAAGCGGCGAAAGCCTACCTGAACTGGCTGTACAGCCCGCAGGCGCAGACCATCATCACGGATTATTACTACCGTGTGAATAACCCGCAGGTGATGGACAAGCTGAAAGATAAATTCCCGCAGACCGAGTTGTTCCGCGTGGAAGATCAGTTTGGCGCATGGCCTGAGGTGATGAAAACGCACTTTGTCAGCGGCGGTGAGCTGGACAAACTGTTGGCGGCGGGGCGTAAGTAA
- the yfeX gene encoding porphyrinogen peroxidase gives MSQVQSGILPEHCRAAIWIEANVKGDVEALRAASKTFADKLATFEAKFPDAHLGAVVAFGNKTWRTLSGGVGAEELKDFIPYGKGLAPATQYDVLIHILSLRHDVNFSVAQAAMDAFGDCIDVKEEIHGFRWVEERDLSGFVDGTENPAGEETRRDVAVIKDGVDAGGSYVFVQRWEHNLKQLNRMSIHDQEMMIGRTKEANEEIDGDDRPATSHLSRVDLKEDGKGLKIVRQSLPYGTASGTHGLYFCAYCARLHNIEQQLLSMFGDTDGKRDAMLRFTKPVTGGYYFAPSLDRLMAL, from the coding sequence ATGTCTCAGGTTCAGAGTGGCATTTTGCCAGAACATTGCCGTGCGGCGATTTGGATTGAAGCCAATGTAAAAGGCGACGTTGAGGCTTTGCGCGCTGCCAGCAAAACATTTGCTGATAAGTTGGCGACCTTTGAAGCAAAATTCCCGGATGCACATCTGGGCGCGGTTGTGGCTTTCGGTAACAAAACCTGGCGCACGCTGAGCGGTGGCGTAGGGGCTGAAGAGTTAAAGGACTTTATCCCTTACGGTAAAGGTCTGGCCCCGGCAACGCAGTATGACGTGCTGATCCACATTCTTTCTCTGCGTCATGACGTGAATTTCTCTGTTGCGCAGGCGGCCATGGACGCCTTTGGTGATTGCATCGACGTGAAAGAAGAGATCCACGGTTTCCGTTGGGTCGAAGAGCGTGATCTGAGCGGCTTCGTTGATGGTACGGAAAACCCGGCCGGGGAAGAGACGCGTCGTGACGTTGCGGTTATCAAAGATGGCGTGGATGCGGGTGGTAGCTATGTGTTCGTGCAGCGCTGGGAGCACAACCTGAAGCAGCTGAACCGCATGAGCATCCACGATCAGGAAATGATGATTGGTCGCACCAAAGAAGCTAACGAAGAGATCGACGGCGACGATCGCCCGGCCACCTCTCACCTGAGCCGCGTAGATTTGAAAGAAGACGGTAAAGGGCTGAAAATTGTCCGCCAGAGCCTGCCATACGGTACCGCCAGCGGTACGCACGGTCTGTACTTCTGCGCTTACTGCGCGCGCCTGCACAATATTGAGCAGCAACTGCTGAGCATGTTCGGCGACACCGACGGTAAACGTGACGCCATGCTGCGCTTCACCAAGCCGGTGACCGGCGGCTATTATTTTGCGCCATCGCTGGACCGCTTAATGGCGCTGTGA
- the cysT gene encoding sulfate/thiosulfate ABC transporter permease CysT: MFAVSSRRVLPGFTLSLGTSLLFVCLILLLPLSALVMQLAQMSWAQYWEVITNPQVVAAYKVTLLSAFVASIFNGVFGLLMAWILTRYRFPGRTLLDALMDLPFALPTAVAGLTLASLFSVNGFYGEWLAKLDIKVTYTWLGIAVAMAFTSIPFVVRTVQPVLEELGPEYEEAAETLGATRLQSFRKVVLPELSPALVAGIALSFTRSLGEFGAVIFIAGNIAWKTEVTSLMIFVRLQEFDYPAASAIASVILGASLLLLFSINTLQSRFGRRVVGH; the protein is encoded by the coding sequence ATGTTTGCTGTTTCCTCCCGACGCGTGCTGCCCGGCTTTACCTTAAGCCTGGGCACCAGCTTACTGTTTGTCTGCCTGATATTGCTGCTGCCGCTCAGTGCGCTGGTGATGCAACTGGCGCAAATGAGCTGGGCGCAATACTGGGAAGTGATTACCAATCCGCAGGTGGTGGCAGCCTATAAGGTAACGCTGCTGTCCGCGTTTGTGGCCTCGATCTTTAACGGCGTGTTCGGCCTGCTGATGGCGTGGATCTTAACCCGCTATCGCTTTCCAGGTCGCACGCTGCTGGATGCGTTAATGGACCTGCCGTTTGCGCTGCCTACGGCAGTGGCGGGCCTGACGCTGGCCTCGCTGTTTTCGGTTAACGGTTTTTACGGCGAGTGGCTGGCGAAACTGGATATTAAAGTAACCTACACCTGGCTCGGTATTGCGGTCGCCATGGCGTTCACCAGCATTCCGTTCGTAGTGCGTACCGTACAGCCGGTGCTGGAAGAGTTAGGCCCGGAGTATGAAGAAGCTGCGGAAACGCTCGGCGCCACGCGCTTGCAGAGCTTTCGTAAAGTGGTGCTGCCGGAATTATCTCCGGCGCTGGTTGCCGGGATCGCACTCTCGTTCACCCGCAGCCTGGGGGAATTTGGTGCGGTTATCTTCATCGCCGGGAACATCGCCTGGAAAACGGAAGTCACTTCGCTGATGATTTTTGTCCGCTTGCAGGAGTTTGACTATCCCGCCGCCAGCGCGATTGCGTCGGTGATCCTCGGGGCATCGCTGTTGCTGCTGTTTTCGATTAACACCCTGCAGAGTCGCTTTGGTCGACGCGTGGTAGGTCACTGA
- a CDS encoding DUF2919 domain-containing protein, translating into MKSTEFHPADYDGHGRLRLPVLFWCVLLLQARTWVLFVIAGSSREQGNTLLNLFYPDHDAFWLGLLPGVPAVLAFLLSGRRFAFPALWRWLRGLLILAQLALLCWQPLLWLGGDPVNGVGLALLVADVVALVWLLTNPRLRACFAIEKE; encoded by the coding sequence ATGAAGAGTACTGAGTTTCATCCCGCCGACTATGACGGTCACGGGCGTCTGCGCCTCCCTGTTTTGTTCTGGTGCGTGTTGCTGCTTCAGGCGCGCACGTGGGTGCTGTTTGTGATTGCGGGATCTTCTCGCGAGCAGGGCAACACCTTACTGAATTTGTTTTACCCCGATCACGATGCGTTCTGGCTGGGATTGCTCCCAGGCGTTCCGGCAGTGCTGGCGTTTTTACTCAGCGGGCGGCGTTTTGCATTTCCTGCGCTGTGGCGCTGGCTGCGCGGATTACTGATTTTGGCCCAGTTGGCGTTGCTTTGCTGGCAGCCACTGCTGTGGTTGGGGGGCGATCCGGTCAATGGCGTTGGGCTGGCGCTGCTGGTAGCCGATGTTGTCGCCCTGGTCTGGCTACTGACTAACCCGCGTTTACGTGCCTGTTTTGCCATCGAAAAAGAATAA
- the cysW gene encoding sulfate/thiosulfate ABC transporter permease CysW — protein sequence MAEITQLKRYGAPRINWGKWFLIGTGMLVSAFILLVPMIYIFVQAFSKGLMSVLQNLADPDMLHAIWLTVLIALIAVPVNLVFGVLLAWLVTRFNFPGRQLLLTLLDIPFAVSPVVAGLVYLLFYGSNGPLGGWLDEHNLQVMFAWPGMVLVTVFVTCPFVVRELVPVMLSQGSNEDEAAILLGASGWQMFRRVTLPNIRWALLYGVVLTNARAIGEFGAVSVVSGSIRGETLSLPLQIELLEQDYNTVGSFTAAALLTLMAIVTLFLKSMLQWRLENQEKRAQQEENHEH from the coding sequence ATGGCAGAGATTACCCAATTGAAACGCTATGGCGCGCCCCGCATCAACTGGGGGAAATGGTTTCTGATCGGCACGGGTATGCTGGTCTCCGCGTTCATTTTGCTGGTGCCGATGATTTATATCTTCGTGCAGGCGTTCAGCAAGGGATTAATGTCGGTATTACAGAACCTGGCCGACCCGGACATGCTGCACGCTATTTGGCTAACGGTGCTGATTGCGCTGATCGCGGTACCGGTGAACCTGGTGTTTGGCGTGCTGCTGGCGTGGCTGGTCACGCGCTTTAACTTCCCCGGTCGCCAGTTGCTGCTGACGTTGCTGGATATCCCGTTTGCCGTGTCGCCAGTGGTCGCCGGTCTGGTCTATCTGCTGTTCTACGGTTCCAACGGCCCGCTCGGCGGCTGGCTGGATGAGCACAACCTACAGGTGATGTTCGCTTGGCCGGGAATGGTGCTGGTCACGGTCTTCGTCACCTGTCCGTTTGTGGTGCGTGAGCTGGTACCGGTGATGTTGAGCCAGGGCAGCAATGAAGACGAGGCGGCTATTCTACTTGGCGCATCCGGCTGGCAGATGTTCCGCCGCGTGACCTTGCCAAACATTCGCTGGGCGCTGCTGTACGGCGTGGTGCTGACCAACGCCCGCGCGATTGGCGAGTTTGGCGCGGTGTCGGTGGTGTCCGGCTCGATTCGCGGCGAAACCCTGTCTCTGCCTTTGCAGATTGAATTACTGGAGCAGGACTACAACACCGTCGGCTCCTTTACCGCTGCGGCGTTATTAACGCTGATGGCGATTGTTACCCTGTTTTTGAAGAGCATGTTGCAATGGCGTCTGGAGAACCAGGAAAAACGCGCGCAGCAGGAGGAAAATCATGAGCATTGA
- the ucpA gene encoding SDR family oxidoreductase UcpA, translating to MGKLTGKTALITGASQGIGEGIARTFARHGANLILLDISDEIEKLADELVGRGHRCTAVHADVRDFASVTAAVKRAKNIEGKIDILVNNAGVCRLGSFLEMSDEDRDFHIDINIKGVWNVTKAVLPEMVARKDGRIVMMSSVTGDMVADPGETAYALSKAAIIGLTKSLAVEYAQSGIRVNAICPGYVRTPMAENIARQSNPDDPESVLTEMAKAIPLRRLACPLEVGELAAFLASDESSYLTGTQNVIDGGSTLPESVSVGV from the coding sequence ATGGGAAAACTCACGGGCAAAACAGCATTGATTACGGGCGCATCTCAGGGTATTGGCGAAGGGATCGCCAGAACATTTGCCCGCCACGGTGCGAACCTGATCTTGCTGGATATCTCCGATGAGATTGAAAAACTGGCGGATGAGCTTGTTGGACGCGGTCACCGTTGTACGGCAGTTCATGCGGACGTCAGAGATTTTGCTTCTGTCACCGCGGCGGTAAAACGCGCGAAGAACATTGAGGGCAAAATCGATATTCTGGTCAACAACGCAGGCGTATGCCGTCTCGGCAGCTTCCTTGAAATGAGCGATGAAGATCGCGACTTCCATATTGATATCAACATCAAAGGTGTCTGGAACGTGACGAAAGCCGTTCTGCCGGAGATGGTTGCTCGCAAGGATGGGCGCATCGTGATGATGTCATCCGTCACCGGCGATATGGTCGCCGATCCGGGCGAAACGGCCTATGCACTGTCAAAAGCCGCGATTATCGGCTTAACCAAATCGCTGGCGGTGGAATACGCGCAATCCGGCATCCGCGTTAATGCGATTTGCCCCGGCTATGTCCGCACGCCAATGGCGGAAAACATCGCGCGTCAGTCTAACCCGGACGATCCGGAATCAGTGTTGACTGAAATGGCAAAAGCCATTCCGCTGCGTCGCCTGGCGTGTCCGCTTGAAGTCGGTGAACTGGCGGCGTTCCTGGCGTCTGATGAGTCCAGCTACTTAACCGGCACGCAGAACGTGATCGATGGCGGCAGTACCCTGCCAGAAAGCGTTAGCGTCGGCGTCTGA
- a CDS encoding RpoE-regulated lipoprotein: MKSLRLMLCAMPLVLTGCSTLSSVNWSAANPWNWFGSSTEVTEQGVGQLTAATPLDEKAIADALDGDYRLRSGMKTDNGNVVRFFEAMKEDKLAMVITGDGGTISRIDVLDGDISSASGAEIGTPFSDLYTKAFGNCQKATGDDSAGVECKAEGSQHISYIFSGEWSGPEGIMPSDDTLKDWKVSKIIWRR, from the coding sequence ATGAAATCGCTGCGTTTGATGTTATGCGCGATGCCGCTGGTACTGACCGGCTGCTCGACGCTCTCGTCGGTGAACTGGTCCGCCGCAAATCCGTGGAACTGGTTTGGTTCTTCGACGGAAGTCACCGAGCAGGGGGTGGGACAACTCACTGCTGCGACGCCGCTGGATGAGAAAGCCATTGCCGATGCGCTGGACGGAGATTATCGCCTGCGCAGCGGGATGAAGACCGACAACGGCAATGTGGTGCGCTTTTTTGAAGCAATGAAAGAAGATAAGTTGGCGATGGTGATCACTGGCGATGGGGGGACCATCAGCCGTATTGATGTACTGGACGGCGATATTTCGTCAGCGTCCGGTGCAGAAATCGGTACACCGTTTAGTGACCTTTACACCAAAGCGTTCGGTAATTGCCAGAAAGCGACCGGCGATGATAGTGCAGGTGTTGAGTGTAAAGCTGAGGGAAGTCAGCATATTAGCTACATTTTTTCCGGTGAGTGGAGCGGTCCTGAAGGCATAATGCCGTCTGACGATACGCTGAAAGACTGGAAAGTAAGCAAAATTATCTGGCGGCGTTAA
- a CDS encoding GNAT family acetyltransferase, whose amino-acid sequence MEIRVFRQEDFEEVITLWERCDLLRPWNDPEMDIERKVNHDVSLFLVAEVNGEVVGTVMGGYDGHRGSAYYLGVHPEFRARGIANALLSRLEKKLIARGCPKIQIMVRDDNDIVLGMYERLGYEHADVLNLGKRLIEDEEY is encoded by the coding sequence TATCACCCTCTGGGAGCGCTGCGACCTGCTGCGTCCATGGAACGATCCGGAAATGGATATTGAGCGCAAGGTGAATCACGACGTCAGCTTGTTCCTGGTCGCCGAGGTGAACGGTGAAGTCGTTGGCACGGTGATGGGGGGTTACGACGGTCATCGCGGCTCAGCGTACTATCTTGGCGTACACCCTGAATTTCGTGCTCGTGGCATTGCGAATGCACTGCTCAGTCGGCTGGAGAAAAAGCTCATTGCCCGCGGATGTCCGAAGATTCAAATTATGGTGCGTGACGACAATGACATCGTGCTGGGCATGTATGAACGTCTGGGATATGAACATGCTGACGTACTCAATCTGGGCAAGCGCTTGATTGAAGATGAAGAGTACTGA